TTTACACGCCCTCCACAGTGATGCCCATCGAGCGTGCGCTACCAGCGATGGTGCGAACGGCTGCGTCCAGATCAGCTGCCGTAAGGTCCGGCATCTTGGTCTTCGCGATTTCTTCGGCTTGAGCGCGCGTGATCGAACCGACCTTGTCGGTGTGCGGCTTGCTCGAGCCCTTGTCCACCTTCGCCGCCTTCTTGATCAGGACGGTCGCCGGCGGCGTCTTCATCACGAACGTGAAGCTCTTGTCAGCGAATGCCGTGATGACCACCGGCACCGGCAGACCCGGCTCCATGCCTTGAGTCTGCGCGTTGAACGCCTTGCAGAACTCCATGATGTTCAGGCCGCGCTGGCCCAGTGCCGGACCGACCGGCGGCGACGGGTTGGCTTTACCTGCAGGGATCTGCAGCTTGATAAAGCCGATAATCTTCTTTGCCATTTGTGAACCTCATTGGAACGCCGGAGGGGCGTTCGGTGAGTAATAACGCGCGTTCGCCGCTGGCTACTGACGCTCCTCAACGGCCATGACGCGGACCGTAAGCGCGAAGGCGGGCAGCCGAGGCTGCCCGCCGAATC
This window of the Burkholderia cepacia GG4 genome carries:
- the rplK gene encoding 50S ribosomal protein L11; protein product: MAKKIIGFIKLQIPAGKANPSPPVGPALGQRGLNIMEFCKAFNAQTQGMEPGLPVPVVITAFADKSFTFVMKTPPATVLIKKAAKVDKGSSKPHTDKVGSITRAQAEEIAKTKMPDLTAADLDAAVRTIAGSARSMGITVEGV